Part of the Sphaerochaeta associata genome is shown below.
TTTTTCCGATGTTCAGGTACAGGGTGCGTGCGCCTTCGGGCAGCGCCTTCTCTTCCCTGGCTTTTTCCTGGGCCGGGGCCTGTGCCTGCTGCTCGGCCTTGGCCGGCGCCTTGCTCTCCCGCTTCACTCGTGCCGGTTTGGCTGTTTCTCTACCACTTGCCCTTCTGGGATTGTTCGCCTGCAGGATTTCACGCAGGAGATAGGCCATAAAATAGCCGCGCAGAGTAAAGGGTACGTTCTTCTTGATGAGCTTCTTCAGTTTTTCCAATTCATCGGGACTGGGGTCGGCCTTGACTTTTCCTGCCAATAATTGAATGGTGCCGGTCAGCAGGTCTTCTTCGTTCGGGGTGCTCTTGTTTTCATTGTCCATGAGCAAGTCTCCTTGATAGTGTTTTGCCTCGCTTTGGGTGCCAGCGGCGGGCTTTTTTGTTTCCTGGATACGTAGCTGCACCTCTGACTCTTTCCGACCGGCCGCGGCAGGGAAGAGGTAGGAAGGGCGAGCTGTCTCCTTCGTCATCTGCAAGAAACAGGCTGATGGCGAAAGCAAGCGGATACCGCCAGGCGGTCACACTCATTAGGAGGAAGGTGCATGCTGGCACATACACAAGCTTCCCTCCAGCCCTGTCCTCGGGAGGAACACATATGCATGAGGTAAAGGTCCCCATCCCACGGGCAGTTTGTAGTCAGAATACTCAACCTCTTCAAGCTTTGTCAAGGAACGATAGAATAGTGCGAGGCTTGGTTTCTCTCTTTGCGTAGAATGCCTTGGGTGTGGTACTATCCGGATATGGGTAATTTGCAGGCGGACATCCAACAAAAGCAGAAGGAGATTGAACAGCATCAAAGTGATGTCTTTTCCCTCTATGCAGATTTGGGCAGGAGTGTTGCACTTGTGCAGCAGATTTCCCCGCTTCCATACGCTGCAGGCGAGTATCAGCTTTTCTGTACCCAGATGGATGCCTATGAGAGTGCAAAGCATTCGTTTGAACAGATTTCCGGATATATCGCCCAAATCGAGGATCGCTCCAGGAAAATAAAGGAGATCGAGAAGGACATTCGCCTGCTGGCCAGGCCGTTTGCACGGGTGTACGCCCAACTCGGGGCGATAGCGTATGAAGCATATGGTTCGCAGACCCTGGCAGAGCATGTAGCGCAGGCTTGTTTCCCGTTTTTCGAGGAGCATGCCAAGCGAACCCGGAAACTGGAGAATCTGAAGCAGTCTCATGTTGGGTTTCTAGGGCGTCGCCTTATCGGCCTTCAGCTGGATTTGCAGCGGAAAATTCTTCCCGCTTTATTGGCGAAGGCCGGAGCACGACTTGTGGCAATCAGCTGTGAGAAGGACCTTCCTCTTTCGGGCAGGCAGTCCTTGCTCGACGAGCTGGAAGATCTGAAAGAGCGAAGACGGGAGTTGAGTCAGGAACTCGAATTGCACCAGAGCGCCATGGCCAAATTGCAATCGGAGGAGGTCCAGAGCCCCAAGGCCCGCATGGAAGAGCGGGCCAATGTGATGAAGATGGAGCAAAAGGCGGCTGAGAAGGCAGCCTCATCGTATGGCAAA
Proteins encoded:
- a CDS encoding DbpA RNA binding domain-containing protein; its protein translation is MDNENKSTPNEEDLLTGTIQLLAGKVKADPSPDELEKLKKLIKKNVPFTLRGYFMAYLLREILQANNPRRASGRETAKPARVKRESKAPAKAEQQAQAPAQEKAREEKALPEGARTLYLNIGKMKRLYAKELSQLLQTELEITRDDIFSIRIHDKYSFISMSEEHCEKAIAKLNGMDIKGRTAAVSYSNKE